The genomic segment gtcgttacattaTCATATCCTTTTTATCTTAAACCTAGAAGAAGTTTGATTAGACCTTAGTTCTTTTGAATCTCTATCATATCATATCCTTTTTATCTTAAACCCAGAAGAAGTATATCATATCCTTTTTATCTTAAACCCAGAAGAAGTTTGATCATTGCACCCAGTTTTTTAGCTGCTTAATCAGTGATAAAGTGTTGGAtttattttttatctttttcaGGACTGATTTTGTACTCTATATGGTTTTACATTAATGTTAAGTTTTCCTGAATTGGAAGGCCGAAGGGGCAGTGTTGTTTCTTATGCATTTTCCTTTATATTAGCTTTAATAATTGTTTAAGCATTTTTTGTTCTCAAGGCTAGGTGaactaaaaagtaataattcAGAAAATCTTTTGCTGGATTTTtgcattttaataatttaatagttTCTGCATCCCTCAAAGATGAATCCAgcattttaataatataaacaaTTAAATTTCTTTGACCCTGAAAGATTTTCAACCCAAAAGATGCCATGGAAATTGCTGCTTATTAAAATGTCGTGAAATTTTTAGTGAAGATTTTATCGGTGCACGGAATGTTAAAATATCTACTATTATACAGGAGACCTACAAAAGCAGCTGTGGCTGCTGTTTCAGAACACCTCGCTGGATTGCTTCCTCTTCATCTTGTTTACAGTCAAGCCCATGGAACTGCCATTGAAGTAATATTTGTGCTACCGATACAATTATAATAAGCTGCTTGTGCTATATAGAAAATAGAGAAACTTTGAACACCACGAAATATTGAGTTATACCAATTTGCGTTTCCAAGATATAATTTCCTCTGTTGTGATTACTAGGAAGTCGCTCAAAATTGGCACTGATGTTTCAATAGTAGTTTGTTATCTGTACCTTCTTATTAGCCTTCTTATTATCTGTTCAGGgacttgagaaattttttttcttgtacATATACCTTTGACATTATTGTTGTGTCATCAAAATTATTTACCAGAACATCTATTTCAGTTATCTCCTAGTTCCCCTTTGTACATCTTGTCTGGCTTAGCTAAATTCTCTTGCATTCACATAAGAATGACCAAGCATCAGATTGATTCCTTTTTCTACTTATATGTCTGAATATAATGGTGCACCATACTCACTCTTCTTGTAAAAATTTTGTTCGAACTTTTTTGTTTGCATGTTAATATCAGTTAGACACGATGAAGTCAACTCTATATTGGGGAATAGAGTTGGAATTTTATCTACTGTATTCATATTACATTTATTTTAACACATCTCAATTTGCAACAGGATTGGATATGGTCAGTAGGTTATAACCCATTGTCCGTTACCTCCCAAGGCTGGCATGTATCCCAGTTCCAGTCTGATACCATAGCTCGGAGTTATAtattgacaactctcgaggaaacCGTACAACTTGTGAACTCAGCCATTCATCTTCTTGTCATGGAGCGTACATGTATCCTTTTTTGCTGTATTAAAATCTTTAGTAGCACCTGATGTGATttcttattaaaaaattaattaagcaTCCATATTCCATTTAAACGACTGATGGTGGGTTGTAGGCAGACCTTATCCTGTCGAGATGTGGTGCTTGTTTCGGTTGCAACATCAGCCATTTTATTGAATTTCTCTGATGTTGCAAAGGAAAATAATGCCTGTTTAAAATCGAATTAGGTTTAAAGAATATAGGTTGGCTTTTATATTGAAAATTCCTCTGAAATTAAGTTTTATCGAGAAAATACTTTCTTTGACCAAATGAGAACCAGCGGAACAGACTTTCAAACTATTTTATTCCCATGAACGTGAGTTGATGAACAAGTATAAGTATGTTGTTAGTCTCTGGAGAAGAGTAAGTGCTGTTTACTGCATAATATCAAAAATTTTCCTGATCTTTTTTCATAATTAGCTTGGGATAGTTGTTTATAAATTTTGCTTTCCGTGTTCTTTTAGATTTCAACTGTTACCGGGGAACTACGTTATGCCGATGCCTTAAGACTGCTTCACACTCTAGAGGATGCGTCTAAAGGGTCAGCAAATTTGAATTACCATCTTGCTTTGATCAATGATATCTTGTTTAAATTAGTtgttttatgtaatttatttCATCCGAGTCTTCAATTTCTGTTTGGAGTTGAGGCGGCTCCCAAAAGTTTGAAGTGCTTGGGTTATTAATAGTGGCCATACATTAAATTTAATCTTTCTAAGACAATCTAAAGTATTTCTTGAAATCTACCATATTGTCGTGACATTGAAGTGCTGGAATTAACAAGTTTATTATAttgttaataaaatattttttcttaaaaaaaaattaacaagtttattttattgtttgaaAGGATTTAGAAGAATTTCTCTTGTTTAACCCGGAAACGTAAACTACTGACATCATCTTAGAATCCTCTATAACAATATAATCTGTTGCAACGAATCTGATGCTGTGAGATCCATAATAAATTACACATTTTTAGTGTCACTGGAATTATAATCGGAGATTTTGGATTGAACTTACAGTTGACTGTTTCCTTTCTTATTCTCGTTTTCTTTTGCAGATTTGCTGATTATGTGAATTCTACAATTGCAAGTCTCCATCCAATTCACTGTACAAAGCAGAGACAAGTTGATGTAGAGTTTGACATAACCACGATACCCGCCTTCTTGGTTGTTGCAATTGTACTCTGGATCATATTAAAGCCCCGAAGACAGAAGCCGAAGATCAACTAACACTACTGGATGCTGTAATGCTAAGTATGCGAATCTCCAGTGGACGCCAACTAGGGTAGAAGAGTCTTCGTTCGACCTTTCTTGTATTCTACATCCACTTTCTCAGCCAAATCCCCCCACGTCATAGACCCTGAGAGGAGGAGAGTGCTAGCCTAGGAAAATCGTCAAAATATGCGAACCCGAATCTAATGATACCAACTTGATTTGTACAAATTTTTCCGTAGCTTAGGACATGGTTCACTTATCTCTCTTGCGTTGAGCTTTTCAGAGAATTTTGCATTTTATTGCAACTGTGGGGGTTTCTTTTTTCCATCTCTCTCACCTTCTGAGAACTACAGTTCTGGTAAATTTTCACCACTTCTTACAAATATTGAAAAAAGTTTGTTTTcgattatttataattaacatAGCAAACTAGTTGTTCGGTGTCTTTAACTTTTTAATAATTAGCGAGTGTATGGAATTTGATGTTTTTGAAAAGGATGCATATTTACACATTCTTTTATTCATCTTTTTTCTTCATTTAGTACGTAGAGACAGAGATAATGAATATATTATTGTTTACTGttaaaagataaattatttGGCTCTCTTTTGATTCAAAAAATTATTTGGCACTCTTTAATACCCCTAAATTATTTGGAATGCCCCTAATTTTTTTTGCCTATTTTCATAATAAGTAATATCCATATTTACTAatgataataattattttgtctACTGTAATCattctaaatttatatattttcaaaaataaaaattctaatATGTAgataaatataaacaaaaaatttattagGATGTGCTAGTTATAAatgatatatataaatttacaaattttttttatgaatttaccttatatatgtatatgtgtgtatatctatactatattattaagtgtgatgACATGATAATAACTATCTAGAGAGGACAcgaacttttttttttccaattttacccttataatattacacttttttttttgttttttatctttttttaaatttcaacacagtttatttttatttttatttatttcaaccATTCAAATATTAATTTAGTTCTTCcataatttatcaaatttcactttaatccatcaataatgataaaaaaaattgtgcacATACGTTGTATGTGTAGAGTAACtggtatatatacatatacttaCAAAGCTTCTCGTCTTGTCAATGTTGTCATCCGTTGCTCATGTGTCaaaatttgtgaaattttttatttgggcTACATTTTATGGGCCGAAAACAGACCCATTCGAAACTTCCATCACGATTTTTGGTCAGGACAATTCACGGCGAGTCAAAATTGCACCACAAATCTTGGAATTAGCAGCATGGATTGTTGTTTAATGCTTCCCTATCTTCAGATCGTCCCATTTCAAGCTAATATTTGATCAAAATTTCGAATTATTGCCTTGTAACCACCACCACCAACTGCCTGATCTACCATCCATTTCTGTTAACATTTGATCCATATTTAGTCGGTGAGGATGGAGGCAGGCGCGGCGGCGGTTTCAGCTGAGAAGGCGGCGGAATCGGCTTCGTACACGTATTGGGTGCGGGAGGCGGGCCGCGATGCTGCTCCTTTGCCCACGCCCAAGAAGATTGACCAGGCGGATTTGTGCACGCAAACCAGCCAAACCCATCTTGGCTCTGCTTGGAATAGGGTATGCTTTCGCTAATTGAACGCGAGCTCTTGTTTTTCATGTTTTTCTGTCTGATGCCTTGTATTTGAGAATTTCAATTGGCGTAAATGTTTGTGACATGAAACAAAGCCTTTGCTGATTTGAATTTACACTTTACTTTATCCCCCCAAGTAGTGCTAACAAGAAAGTTTTTCACTTTAAATGTTTGTCAGGATATATGTTTTTATTCAGAAATTTTCCAAGCACAAAGATACTTGATAGTTTACAACGAGAACATTCAAATTAGAAAGACGATCTTTGATACTTTCGGATCTGAACTGGCATAAGTACATGGAAATGTCCCTTGATAGCTGTTTTTTGCCCATAAAGAACTTGAATTACCTCGGGGAAGCTCTTTTGAATTTTGTCAGTGAATTTGAGTTTTTGCATTTATTTACTTTTCAATCTGCATAGATAGATTTGGAATCATTTTTGGTGTCGTGACCATTTTTTCCGCTTAGACTTTTCTAGTTTCCGTTTTCTTGTTTTGAATGGTCAGTGGTGTTGGTTATTTCTGGGCCATATGTTTTCTGAATCGTTCACGGCATAAACAAAGATATTCGATTAAGATCTGTTTGTCCTTCTGTTTTGTGTTCGATATACAAAATATGCGATGGCCCATATAACTGCCTCTCCAACATCAATTTTTGCAACCTTTGGTGCAGTTTTAAGTTGCAGTTGCTATTTTCTGATGCCTTAGGTCTAGATTCTCTGTTGTTAACCAGAGGAATATTCAGGTTTTTGGTCTCTTGCTTTCCGTTAAATTCATAAGCATCACCTTGCTGTTTGTTTATGTTTTTTAAAAGAGCATTTTTGTTTGTTTCATacttctaaattttaatttctgTTTTTGTAGGCTGGAACATGGGAGGAGAAAAATCTAAATGCATGGGCTAGTGATAGGATTAAGGTTTGGATACGTTCACATTTATAAATCTTTTCTAAAATATCTATTGATTTTGTCATAAACAAGTAAATTTTCTTATATCCAtcaattgttaaaaaaatttctgTGTAAACTTGCTACCAATTGTAATTGACATTGGGGGATGGACCAGTCTTCGTGTTTATCAAAGATTTAAGATGATAGGTTGAACTGAAAATGTGATATCCCTCGATTATGAGATCAGATACTGTGATGCATATCAAAGCTCAGTTTGTATAATCTtggaaaaacaatattttttaaaaacatatatGCTAGACAGATTGATTTTTAAGATCTTATAATTATAATTGTTATTTGAAATACAGTGCAAGTTCTTGAAGCCACTACCACATGACCATTTTGGCTTATCCTCGATACTCATTTTCATTCTAATTTGAAAACTACGTAGGGTTTGCTAACATTTCCATACCCGTTCTGTtgcattttaatatttttattttttgattgtAGGAGTTGCTCGTATCTATGGGGTCCTTGGAGTTCTCTAGTGGCAGGGCAGAAATTACAGAAGTTACAAAATGTGTTGGTGATGTTAGTTCTTGCAAAATTATTAGATGTCTGAGATGATATTTGTTTGAAGCAATTTATTTGATTCCTCAATTCTTTTGACATGGCCATCATGATTATTTATCATGTCTAAATGTGTGACACAGGCCTTTTTGGTTACGGTTCGAAATAAAAAACGTGTTGGCTACACCTATG from the Primulina eburnea isolate SZY01 chromosome 3, ASM2296580v1, whole genome shotgun sequence genome contains:
- the LOC140825817 gene encoding uncharacterized protein — encoded protein: MEAGAAAVSAEKAAESASYTYWVREAGRDAAPLPTPKKIDQADLCTQTSQTHLGSAWNRAGTWEEKNLNAWASDRIKELLVSMGSLEFSSGRAEITEVTKCVGDAFLVTVRNKKRVGYTYELTLKVKGEWHIGGENEKVKGHLDVPEFTFGELDDLQIEVHLSKDKDFKPQEKQRINQDLKSFLKPLRERLLKFEEELKGR